In Deltaproteobacteria bacterium, the genomic stretch ATGCCCGAACTCGAGCCGCAGGCGACGGTGCGTGTCCACGGCGAACATCATCAACGCCAGCTGCGTGCGGGCGGCGAGCTGCTTCTTGGCTTTGCGTCTCGAGCCGTCACCGAAGTCGGTCGAGAGCACGGCCTCGCGCGCAGCGGCCTCGAGATCGAACCTGGGCTCGTCGGGCGGCGCGACCCGCCAATTCGCGCGGATGCGATCGACGGAGTCCTGGTACCTCTTGATGACGCTGCTGTTTCCCTTGGTGGCGCGCGCGAGTGCGTCGGTGAGCGACTCCTGCAGCTGCGCCGACGGTGCGGGCGGCAGCCGGAACTCGCCCGCGGGCGCGTCGCCGGCGGCCGCCGGCGCCACTGCGAGGGTCTGTAGCGCGAGCACCAGGATGAGGCGGGTTGGAAGTAGCACGGCGAGCATGCCCAAGAGGACTGCGGCGCCGGGCCGAATGATCACTGGCACCTGCGAAGCCCTGCGTCGAGCGGCTCGTGGCGTGGGCGGCGTTGCCCGAGGTGGTCGTCCGAGCGGTGCGGCTCGGCGTCGCGTCTCGCGGGACCGATGACTCTCACAGCCGCGAGAGCAGGCGCGGCGCGATGCCCAGTGCGGCACAGCGCTGTCGCACCGCCGCCAGCGCGCCACGCTCCCGCACGCTGCCTCGCAGCCGTGCGCGCAGCAGTAGGTTCTTCGGTGTGTGGCTGTCGTCGACGAACTCGAGCGTGTCGACCGACCAGCCCAGCGCCTCGAGCACGTCGATGCGCAGTGCGTCGGTGAGGGTGGCGGCGAAGTCCTGGCGCAGCAGGCTGTGGCGCTGCATCGCGGGCGACCAGCGGAGCGGGCCGTCGCCGTCGCGGCCGGCGGCGGTGGCCAGCTGGGCGGCGATCTCGTGCTGGCAGCACGGCGCGACGAGGATCGCCCGTGCGCCGGCCTCGATCGCGAGCGCGAGCGCGTCGTCGGTGGCGGTGTCGCAGGCGTGCAGCGCGACCACGAGATCGGGCGGACCGCCCAGCAGCGCGGCGGCCTGCTCGACATCGGCGATCGTCGCGCACGAGAACGCGAGCTCGTGGTAGCCGAGTGTACCGGCGCGCTCGCGGCAGCGCGCGATGACATCGCCGCGCACATCGACGCCGTGCAGGCGTGCGGGCAGCTCGGCCAGGCGCAGCGCCTCGGTCATCACGAAGGTGAGGTAGCCGTTGCCGCAGCCGAGGTCGAGCACGCGCAGTGGTTCCGCCGCGAAGTCGCGCTGCGATCGCAGCCCGTCCCAGATCGGTCGGCACAGCTCGACGAAGTGCGAGATCTGTTTGTACTTCTTGGCATGCTTGGCGCTGATGGTGCCGTCGGGGTTCATGATCCCGATCACCTGCAGCAGTGGCTGCGAGCGATCGGGCCGCAGCACGCGGTCCTTGCCACCCATCTGCTTGATCACGCGCTCGGAGTCGTGCGCGATGGGCTTGCCACCACCGTGTCGCGCGTCGATCAGCACGCGGTGCTCGGCGTCGATGATCCAGGTCTGCTTCACGCGACCGGCGTCCGCGGCGGCGAGCGCCCGCTCGAGCAATCCCGTGATCGCGGCGGCATCGGGCACGCCGCCGTCACCCTCGACCACCTCGTCGTCGCCGCCACCGGGTCGCGCGAAGATGGCCCGCACGAAGCCGCGTCGCAGGTGACGCGACACCGTCTGGCGCAGCCGCGAGCGCGAGCGCGTCGAGACGTTCATGCCTAGTACGGTCGCTTCCTGGCCTTCGCGCGGGCCTGGGTCGCGGTCACCAGGCCCGACCACAGCGGCTCGAGCCCGATCGCCTCGCGGGCCCGTGCGAGCGTCACGTTCGCGACCTCGCGGGCACGGATCGTGCCGTCGACGATGATCTCCTCGACCAGCCCGACCTCACCGGCGAGCGCGCTCCGGCGCTCGCGGATCGGCTGCAGTCGCCGCTCGATCGCCGCGATGAGTGCATCGTGCGCGGCGGCCAGCGACAGCGAACCGGCGCGCAGGCCCGCACCCAGCTCACGGGCCTCGTCCTCGCCCATGAACACCCGCGCGAACACCAGTAACGCGGGCTCGTGCGGTGACGCGCGCTCGGCATCGCCGAACTCGAGCGTGCGGAGCTTGGCGGCCACGACCTCGGCGCTGTCGCCCAGGAAGACCGCGTTGCCGAGCGACTTCGACATCTTCGCGCCGCTGCCCGCGACGCCGCGCTCGATGCCCGGCAGCGACGACCACCGCGAGATGCGGGCCTGCGGCAGCGGGAAGAGGTCGCCGTAGAGCTCGTTGAACACGCTCGCGCACTCGCGGGCGATCGCGATGTGCTCCTCGTTGTCGAGCCCGACCGGCACCACGCTGGCCCGCGCCATCAGGATGTCGGCGGCCTGCAGCACCGGATACGCCAGCAGGCCCATGGTCATCGCGTCGTCCGGCAGCGCGGCGGCGCGGGCCATCGAGCGCAGGCTACCGATCTGCTCGAGCCGTAGTTTCGGCACCAACATCTGCAGGAGGATCGCGAGGTCGTAGACCGCCGGCACCGCCGACTGCAGGTAGAAGGTCGCGCGCTCGGGGTCGATGCCGACCGCGAGCTGGTCGAGCACGATGTCCCGCACGTAGCCGGGCAGCTCTGCGACCTCCTCGGCCCGGGGCCGAGTGGTCAACGTGTGCAGATCGGCGACGATGATGAAGCACTCGTGGTCGTGCTGCAGCGCGACGCGGGTCTCGAGGCTACCGACCAGGTGGCCCAGGTGGAGCGGGCCGGTCGGCCGATCGCCGGTGAGCAGCCGGGGACGCGATTCGGCGCGGGCAGTGGTCTCGACCATCGTCGATGTGGGGTTAGCAGGTTCGCTGCGCCACGGGAAGCCCGACGCGACCCGATCGGACCCTGGCTTGGTTTCGCCACCGCCTTCATCCCCGTGTGAGCCACCTGTGCGATGCTCCGCGAGTCCGCGATCGCGGAAATGGTGTCCGAGGAGGGCGCGTTGCGCCCCTGCTGCCGGCGCGCCGCCGGTTGCTACCGCACGAGTGGGAGCCCATGGGATCGAAGCGATGGATCGTGGTGGTGGTCGCGTTGGTGCTCGCCCTCGGGGGCGCGCTGACGTGGTTCTTCGTCCAGCACGGGCGCGACGAAGGTGCGGGTGACGGCACCGAGGGCGGCGTCAGCGATCGCGCGCGCATCGTGGCCGAGAAGCACGCCGCGCGGGCGCGGGGCGAGGTCGACATCCGCACAGGCAGCGTGAGCGGACGGATCACCGCCGTCGACGGCGGCAAGCCGATCGCCGGTGCGGTCGTGATCCTCACGCCCAAAGGCATGGGCGACCTGTCGGGGCAGCCTCGCGGGCGCATGGCCGACCCGCTCGTCGCGCGCACGGACGCCGGTGGCGGCTGGCGGATCGAGCCGGTGCCGCCGGGGCGCTACACCCTGGGCGCCAGCGCCAAGGGCTTCCTGCCCGGACGCATCGGCAAGCTCGACGTGGCCGCCGCGGTCGACAACGGCGGCCACGATCTCCAGCTCGTCGCCGGCGGTGTCGAGCTGCGCGGCACGGTGAGCGACATCGGCGGTGGCCCGGTCGACGGCGCGTTGGTGCAGATCACCCGCACCGACGAGGGCAACATGCTCGACTTCTCCCGCGCCCCGGCGGCGGTGTTCACCGACGACGAGGGCCACTTCGTCGCCCACGTGCCGCTCGGTAGCTTCGCGGTCCATGCCGCGCATCCCGAGTACGTCGCCGACACCAAGAACCTCGAGGTCGCCGGTCCACGGTCGATCGAGTTCGTGTTGACACCGGGCGCCACGATCGCGGGGGTCGTGCGCACGCTGCCCGACGGCGCGCCGCTGGCGGGGGCGCTGGTGACGATCGGCGACGCCGACGACAGCGGCTTCGGCATCGACCTCGGTGGCGCGCGCGTGCTGACCGACGACGGCGGCAACTTCGAGCTGCGCGGGCTGGCGTCGGGCGTCCACGCCGTCATGGCGCGCTCGGGCCACTACGCCTCGGCGGAGCCCGTCGAGGTCGCGGTCGGTGTGGCCGAGCAGGTCTCGGGGGTCGAGATCTGGGTCGACCGCGCGTACACGATCTCGGGCTTCGTCGTGCGTCGTGGCGAAGGCGATGGCGAGCCGCTCGAGGGCGTGTTGCTCGGCGGCTTCTCACTGCAGCCGAGTGCGCTGTACGTCGCATCGTCGCCCAGCGCCCAGGACGGCTACTTCGAGATCCTCGGGGTCCAGCCGGGCAACTACATGATCGGCGCAGTCGGTGAGGAGACGTTGCCCAACATCACCGGCACCAGCGCGCAGGTCGTCGACGCCGACGTCAACGACGTATTGGTCGTCATGGATCCCGGGGTCGCAATCCGCGGCCGCGTGCAGCCGCCCACCCTCGCCAATGTCCGCGTCGTGTTCGATGGCGAGGGCATGGGCCTGAGCGGCATCCTCACCGCGATCGGCAACGCGATGCTGCGCTCACGCACCGAGGCCGACGGTAGCTTCACGCTGGCACCGGTGGCGTCCGGCAAGCTGAAGCTGGTGGTCGACGGTGACGACGGCAGCCATGGTGAGCTGCCGGTCGAGGTCGGCGCCGCGGATCTCGAGGGCGTCGTGGTCGAGCTGACGGCGAGACCGTCGGTCGGTGGCATCGTCAACGATGCGCACGGTAAGCCGGTTGCGGGTGTGACGGTCGCCATGCGCAGCCAGGCGAAGCAGGCCGGCGGCGGCTTCAACATCGACTTCAACGGCGGCTCGCGGCAGGGGCAGCACGAGGCGACCACCGCCGAGGACGGGCGCTTCATCGTGCGTGGCGTCGAGCCTGGTCGCTACGACCTCATGGTCGAGGCGCGCGCGCTGCCGCTGGCATGGGCGACCCCCGACGATCCAGCGTCGCCATCGGCACCGCGGGATCTCGAGGTCGACGCCCGCGGCATCGAAGGGCTCGCGCTGCAGGTCGAGGCCCGCGACGGGGTGCTGCGCGGCAGCGTCGTCGACGAACAGGGCGTGCCGGCGGCGGATGCCTGGGTCACCGCCACGCGCGAGGGCGAGACGCCGTTCAATCGCTTCACCGCCAGCTCGCGCGAGCGCACTGCCGAGGAGGCCGACGACACCTCGATGCGACGCTTCACACGGGGCTTCGGCGCCGAGCGGCCAGTGCTCACCGACGAGCAGGGGCACTTCGAGATCACCGGCCTGCGCGCGGGCACCTACGCGCTCGAGGCCGAGGGCGACAAGGGCGGTGCGCGTGTACGGGTCGAAGGCGTCGCGCTCGGGAGCAGCACCAAGCTGCAGCTCGACGCGCTGGGCGTGATCAGCGGCACCGTGCGGTCGAGCAAGCCGCTCGAGGGCTTGAGCGTCAAGCTCGAGGGCCCGGTGTCGCGCACGAAGTCGGTGCGCGACAAGGCCGGCGCGTTCCGCTTCGACCGCCTCGATCCCGGCCACTACGAGCTGGTCGCCGAGAGCAAGCAGGGCACGGCCAAGGGCGAGGTCGATCTCGAGGAGGGCAAGACCGCCACCGTCACGCTCGAGATCCGCGGGTGGGGCAAGCTGCGCGGCCTGGTGGTCGACGGCACCGGTGAGCCGGTCGCAGGCCTCAACGTGATCGCCGTCGGCGACGGCGCGGTGAACTCGGCCTCGATGTTCTCGATGTTCACAGGTGGTGGGCCGCGCACCGACGCGCGCGGCCGCTTCGAGCTCGACGAGGTGCCGCCCGGCGACGGCAATCTGACCTTCGTCGATCCCGACGACGCGGGTGCTGGCGCGGCCGCGGAGGTGAAGTACCACGTCGACGGCGGCGCCGAGGCCGACCTCGGCACGATCACCGCGGTCCGTACCGCCAAGGTGCCGGTCGACGAACGCGGCGATCTCGGCCTGCGCACCCGCAGCGCGAGCTGGTCGAAGCGACCGCGCGCCAAGGGTGCGAAGGACGATCGCGAGGCGCCCGACGAGGCCGATCATCTGTGGGTGTTCGCGGTCGACATCGGTGGACCCGCCGAGGCCGCGGGCGTCGAGCCCGGCGACGAGATCGTCGCGATCGACGGCCAGCAGGTGTCGTCGCTCGGCGCTGGCACGGCGGCGCGGCTGCTCTCCCGCGCGAGCGTGCGGGACGGGCAGAGTGTCCGGCTCGAGCTCGATCGCGCCGGCAGTGGCCAGAGCGCGACGATTGTCGCCAAGCCGTTCGAGAAGCGCCCGGGCCCGCCGCGCTAGCGGCAGCCGACGTTCGGGCGCGCACGCTTCGCCGGGGATCGTGGATTGAACGCCCCGCGGTCATCGGCGATGCTCCGCCGGTGCCCAGCGCCGACGCCGTCCTGCTCGAGAAG encodes the following:
- a CDS encoding SAM-dependent methyltransferase, whose amino-acid sequence is MNVSTRSRSRLRQTVSRHLRRGFVRAIFARPGGGDDEVVEGDGGVPDAAAITGLLERALAAADAGRVKQTWIIDAEHRVLIDARHGGGKPIAHDSERVIKQMGGKDRVLRPDRSQPLLQVIGIMNPDGTISAKHAKKYKQISHFVELCRPIWDGLRSQRDFAAEPLRVLDLGCGNGYLTFVMTEALRLAELPARLHGVDVRGDVIARCRERAGTLGYHELAFSCATIADVEQAAALLGGPPDLVVALHACDTATDDALALAIEAGARAILVAPCCQHEIAAQLATAAGRDGDGPLRWSPAMQRHSLLRQDFAATLTDALRIDVLEALGWSVDTLEFVDDSHTPKNLLLRARLRGSVRERGALAAVRQRCAALGIAPRLLSRL
- the trpS gene encoding tryptophan--tRNA ligase, with product MVETTARAESRPRLLTGDRPTGPLHLGHLVGSLETRVALQHDHECFIIVADLHTLTTRPRAEEVAELPGYVRDIVLDQLAVGIDPERATFYLQSAVPAVYDLAILLQMLVPKLRLEQIGSLRSMARAAALPDDAMTMGLLAYPVLQAADILMARASVVPVGLDNEEHIAIARECASVFNELYGDLFPLPQARISRWSSLPGIERGVAGSGAKMSKSLGNAVFLGDSAEVVAAKLRTLEFGDAERASPHEPALLVFARVFMGEDEARELGAGLRAGSLSLAAAHDALIAAIERRLQPIRERRSALAGEVGLVEEIIVDGTIRAREVANVTLARAREAIGLEPLWSGLVTATQARAKARKRPY
- a CDS encoding carboxypeptidase regulatory-like domain-containing protein; amino-acid sequence: MGSKRWIVVVVALVLALGGALTWFFVQHGRDEGAGDGTEGGVSDRARIVAEKHAARARGEVDIRTGSVSGRITAVDGGKPIAGAVVILTPKGMGDLSGQPRGRMADPLVARTDAGGGWRIEPVPPGRYTLGASAKGFLPGRIGKLDVAAAVDNGGHDLQLVAGGVELRGTVSDIGGGPVDGALVQITRTDEGNMLDFSRAPAAVFTDDEGHFVAHVPLGSFAVHAAHPEYVADTKNLEVAGPRSIEFVLTPGATIAGVVRTLPDGAPLAGALVTIGDADDSGFGIDLGGARVLTDDGGNFELRGLASGVHAVMARSGHYASAEPVEVAVGVAEQVSGVEIWVDRAYTISGFVVRRGEGDGEPLEGVLLGGFSLQPSALYVASSPSAQDGYFEILGVQPGNYMIGAVGEETLPNITGTSAQVVDADVNDVLVVMDPGVAIRGRVQPPTLANVRVVFDGEGMGLSGILTAIGNAMLRSRTEADGSFTLAPVASGKLKLVVDGDDGSHGELPVEVGAADLEGVVVELTARPSVGGIVNDAHGKPVAGVTVAMRSQAKQAGGGFNIDFNGGSRQGQHEATTAEDGRFIVRGVEPGRYDLMVEARALPLAWATPDDPASPSAPRDLEVDARGIEGLALQVEARDGVLRGSVVDEQGVPAADAWVTATREGETPFNRFTASSRERTAEEADDTSMRRFTRGFGAERPVLTDEQGHFEITGLRAGTYALEAEGDKGGARVRVEGVALGSSTKLQLDALGVISGTVRSSKPLEGLSVKLEGPVSRTKSVRDKAGAFRFDRLDPGHYELVAESKQGTAKGEVDLEEGKTATVTLEIRGWGKLRGLVVDGTGEPVAGLNVIAVGDGAVNSASMFSMFTGGGPRTDARGRFELDEVPPGDGNLTFVDPDDAGAGAAAEVKYHVDGGAEADLGTITAVRTAKVPVDERGDLGLRTRSASWSKRPRAKGAKDDREAPDEADHLWVFAVDIGGPAEAAGVEPGDEIVAIDGQQVSSLGAGTAARLLSRASVRDGQSVRLELDRAGSGQSATIVAKPFEKRPGPPR